A genome region from Arachis duranensis cultivar V14167 chromosome 6, aradu.V14167.gnm2.J7QH, whole genome shotgun sequence includes the following:
- the LOC107494495 gene encoding F-box/kelch-repeat protein At3g17530-like: MSINNTHQTSSTKKDLPEDVLMEILVKTEPKTVARCRCLSKRWYRQLSSYQFVKRNFFATKGRHFSILLTFGFPPWEIGRDWLTSIHGESQATAPIRLPFNTSEFGWWSVIGCDNGLVCLRYSLHGLPSEIMLWNPLTRRTRILKDPGSVRSLHAVCIYNFGYTSGIDQYYVVHAYKRSFRDRRLEFTFYDSRMNDWIEHVIEDKVIQKLGPNSVWLNGVVFWINWVGEDYIHPLCVVCYELKSGQLNRYTIPKIAKKKFQYLSAFNDKVCYISYDSTCQDDKIGIWKLDTNASRKKMWQNILSINPISIGFNPNIFIGDQIIMLMEHRSNLMRINDRHNTEICLKSLNIKKNQSKELFYRTWMEEIEIKSLSLLLQGMLNP, encoded by the coding sequence ATGTCCATTAACAATACACATCAAACTTCATCTACAAAGAAAGATTTGCCTGAAGATGTCCTAATGGAGATCTTGGTGAAGACCGAGCCAAAGACTGTTGCGAGGTGCAGATGTTTGAGCAAACGATGGTACCGCCAATTATCTTCCTATCAATTTGTGAAGAGAAATTTTTTTGCAACCAAAGGTAGGCATTTCAGCATTCTCTTAACATTTGGTTTTCCTCCGTGGGAAATCGGGCGTGATTGGCTTACAAGCATTCATGGAGAATCTCAAGCCACTGCACCTATTAGGTTACCATTCAATACATCCGAATTTGGATGGTGGAGTGTCATTGGGTGTGACAATGGGTTGGTGTGTTTGAGGTACAGCCTTCATGGACTCCCATCCGAGATCATGTTGTGGAATCCTCTAACAAGGCGAACACGAATTTTAAAAGATCCTGGATCAGTTCGTTCTTTGCATGCTgtttgtatatataattttggaTATACAAGTGGCATTGATCAGTACTATGTAGTTCACGCTTATAAGAGGAGTTTTCGAGACAGGAGGCTGGAATTCACATTTTACGATTCTCGAATGAACGACTGGATTGAGCATGTCATCGAAGACAAAGTAATTCAGAAGTTAGGGCCGAATAGCGTATGGCTGAATGGTGTTGTGTTCTGGATTAATTGGGTTGGTGAGGACTATATCCATCCACTTTGTGTTGTGTGTTATGAATTAAAATCAGGCCAGCTTAATCGATACACAATCCCGAAGATAGCCAAGAAGAAGTTCCAATATCTTTCGGCTTTTAATGATAAGGTCTGCTATATTTCATATGATAGTACATGTCAAGATGATAAGATCGGGATATGGAAATTAGACACCAATGCATCCAGGAAAAAGATGTGGCAAAACATACTCAGCATTAATCCAATCAGCATCGGATTTAAccctaatatttttattggagATCAGATCATTATGCTAATGGAGCACAGAAGCAACCTTATGAGGATCAATGATCGTCATAATACTGAGATTTGTTTGAAGAGTctgaacattaaaaaaaatcagagcaaAGAGTTATTCTACAGAACTTGGATGGAAGAGATCGAGATCAAGTCCTTAAGCTTATTATTGCAAGGGATGTTAAAtccttaa
- the LOC110273036 gene encoding LOW QUALITY PROTEIN: uncharacterized protein LOC110273036 (The sequence of the model RefSeq protein was modified relative to this genomic sequence to represent the inferred CDS: substituted 1 base at 1 genomic stop codon) codes for MDKELCRTARAKRKEFLIQNRAKQFSIKGQIGAARRPALKDISSSLNVIRPMIFGSNSSSKQDNQDLRCKRARIGDLFFRDGNVQSSNSTSKGHHDQTQNYVSKKADDLHVGLTMQSTLTAITAQEPIHPKNIFPIHSQTSDCLSNRNSSILEEDPLLTADETLNNGAVNVTDMLLEGIREETACNNSVYTEEYINHGECIYECEFCNALFWYDERIGKHYNATIPKYTLCCRGGQVQLPQPKEPPPILQRLMWNNDDRSKNFCENLRTYNSMFAFTSLGGKVDKVINRGRGPPTFILCGQNYHLLGSLIPPEGSSAKSILDSGNDHRSKVDMLIVQELKEMLDKNNVLVKSFRMVRDSLNNRTQKNVKLRLIGKRGRDGRRYNLPSVSEVAGLIVGDFDASRTERDIVVQTRSGSLQRITELNPSYLGLQYPILFPYGEDGFREHIPLNRIKRKNDNEEKCVTMRDYFAFYIQERFSDGSPLLYSRRLFQQFIVDAYSMIESSRLNYYRFHQENVWCDLYKGICEAVVNGDNSATTHGRRIVLPATFVGGPRYMIQNYQDAMEICTKVGYPDLFLTFTCNPKWPEIVDHLSTRGLKAEDRPDIVCRMFKMKLDTLIKDLRVNMLFGRVVAVVYTIEFQKRGLPHAHILLFLHEGDKYPTPDDIDNIISAEIPDKSVDAKYYDAVSNLMIHGPCGASLKDSPCMDNGRCLRNFPKRFVDSTSIDDDGYPVYRRRDTGRTIKKSGIELDNRWVVPHNRSLLLKYGAHINVEWCNQSRSIKYLFKYVNKGHDRVTASFYREGSTESLCDEINEIKMYYDCRYLSPCEAAXRIMGYDIHYRYPAVIRLPFHLPSEQIVLFKDHESLKDVVERPTINQSMFLAWFEANRPTSYEDIRTYNGVVYKSFREACFARGLLDDDREYIEAIEEASIWGSGEYLRNLFATLLFSNSMTRPLYVWEKTWKIISDGILHNRRRLLNHPGLTISDNELLNLTLIEVETILKRNNRSLMDYPDMPFPNINYEDEMSCDLSNNNLINDELLYDRQDLGSKYLLNLAKMTTEQKNVYDTIINSVDRGEGGLYFLYGCGGTGKTFIWQTLATSLRSRGQIVLTVASSGIASLLIPGGRTAHSRFAIPLNVDQFSTCNIRQGSQLAELIVKSKLIIWDEAPMVNKFCFEALDRTMRDLLKIVNSNSENLPFGGKTVVFGGDFRQILPVIPKGSRQDVVNATINSSYLWDHCKVLKLTQNMRLKGSNNIEGSDQSLREFADWLLKIGDGKIGEISDGIGRIKIPDDILIKDWINPVEAHVSYFSADMACKSETQTDVAAAVHTPEFLNGLKSSGLPNHEIKLKVGIPIMLLRNIDHSLGLCNGTRLIVTQLGKRIIEAKVITGNNAGQKVFIPRMNLSPSDHRIPFKFNRRQFPIMVSYAMTINKSQGQSLSNVSLLLRKPVFSHGQLYVALSRVTTRQGLKILISNEAGKESTVTDNVVYNEVFRNLD; via the exons ATGGACAAGGAATTATGCAGAACAGCAAGGGCCAAAAGGAAGGAATTTCTAATCCAAAACCGTGCTAAACAGTTTTCTATCAAAGGTCAAATtg GAGCTGCTAGACGGCCAGCTTTGAAAGATATAAGCTCTTCTCTCAATGTAATTAGACCTATGATTTTTGGTTCAAACTCTTCATCTAAACAAGACAATCAAG ATTTGAGATGCAAAAGAGCTAGGATTGGAGACTTATTTTTTAGGGATGGAAATGTACAGAGTAGCAACAGTACAAGTAAAGGTCATCACG ATCAGACGCAGAACTATGTTTCAAAGAAAGCAGATGATTTACATGTGGGATTGACAATGCAGAGCACTTTGACTGCTATCACAGCTCAGGAACCGATACATCCTAAGAACATTTTCCCGATACATTCTCAAACCAGTGATTGTTTAAGCAATAGGAATTCATCAATCTTGGAAG AAGATCCTTTGCTAACAGCTGATGAAACATTAAATAATGGGGCTGTCAATGTAACAGATATGTTGTTAGAAGGAATCC GCGAGGAGACAGCGTGCAACAATTCGGTATATACAGAAG AATATATTAACCATGGTGAATGCATCTATGAGTGTGAATTTTGTAATGCTCTCTTTTGGTATGATGAAAGAATTGGAAAACATTATAATGCAACTATTCCTAAGTACACGCTGTGTTGTAGAGGAGGTCAGGTTCAGTTGCCTCAACCGAAAGAACCTCCTCCTATTCTTCAACGTCTAATGTGGAATAACGATGATAGAAGCAAGAACTTTTGTGAGAATCTTCGAACATACAATAGCATGTTTGCATTCACATCTTTGGGGGGTAAAGTCGACAAAGTCATTAATCGAGGCAGAGGTCCACCAACATTTATACTATGTGGACAAAACTACCACCTTCTTGGCAGTCTTATTCCCCCTGAAGGATCAAGTGCTAAA tcaattttggacaGTGGAAATGATCATAGGAGCAAAGTTGATATGCTAATTGTCCAAGAACTGAAGGAGATGCTTGATAAAAATAATGTGTTGGTAAAGTCATTTCGCATGGTTAGAGACTCTTTGAACAATAGAACTCAAAAAAATGTTAAGCTTAGGCTTATTGGTAAGAGAGGACGAGATGGAAGAAGATATAATTTGCCCTCAGTATCAGAAGTGGCTGGATTAATTGTGGGTGATTTTGATGCATCACGAACGGAGAGAGATATTGTTGTTCAAACCCGAAGTGGATCTCTTCAGCGTATAACTGAACTCAATCCATCTTATCTTGGATTACAGTATCCAATTTTGTTTCCATACGGAGAGGATGGGTTTCGAGAGCATATACCACTTAATCGCATTAAAAGAAAGAATGACAACGAAGAAAAGTGCGTAACCATGAGGGACTATTTTGCATTTTATATTCAGGAAAGATTCTCGGACGGTTCTCCTTTGCTTTATTCTAGACGACTATTCCAACAATTCATAGTAGATGCTTACTCAATGATCGAATCATCTCGACTAAATTACTATCGTTTTCACCAGGAAAATGTATGGTGTGATCTCTACAAAGGTATATGTGAAGCTGTTGTGAATGGAGATAATTCCGCAACTACGCACGGTAGACGTATAGTCTTACCAGCAACTTTTGTTGGAGGTCCTAGATACATGATTCAGAATTATCAAGATGCCATGGAAATTTGTACCAAAGTTGGTTATCCAGATTTATTCTTGACCTTTACATGCAATCCTAAATGGCCAGAAATAGTGGATCATTTGTCTACAAGGGGACTAAAAGCTGAAGACAGGCCTGACATTGTATGCAGAATGTTTAAAATGAAGCTAGATACCTTGATTAAAGATCTTCGTGTGAATATGTTATTTGGAAGGGTCGTTGCag TGGTATACACTATTGAATTCCAGAAGCGTGGTTTGCCTCATGCACATATATTGTTATTTCTTCATGAAGGGGACAAGTACCCTACTCCTGATGATATTGATAACATTATATCTGCGGAAATACCAGATAAAAGCgttgatgcaaagtactatgaTGCAGTCAGTAACTTGATGATTCATGGTCCATGTGGAGCTTCCTTAAAGGATTCACCATGTATGGACAATGGTAGGTGCTTGAGGAATTTTCCTAAGCGTTTTGTTGATTCCACTTCTATTGATGATGATGGATATCCCGTTTATCGCCGCAGAGACACTGGGAGAACTATAAAGAAATCTGGGATTGAATTAGATAACAGATGGGttgttccacacaatcgaagtTTATTGTTAAAATATGGTGCTCACATCAATGTTGAGTGGTGCAATCAATCTAGgtcaattaaatatttattcaagtATGTTAATAAGGGTCATGACCGTGTTACTGCTTCTTTTTACCGCGAGGGGTCTACAGAATCATTATGTGATGAGATTAACGAGATAAAGATGTACTATGATTGTAGGTATTTATCTCCATGCGAAGCAGCTTGACGAATTATGGGATATGATATCCATTACAGGTACCCAGCAGTCATCCGCCTACCTTTTCACTTGCCAAGCGAACAGATTGTTTTATTCAAAGATCACGAATCATTAAAAGATGTGGTCGAAAGGCCAACTATCAATCAGTCCATGTTCTTGGCATGGTTTGAAGCAAATC GACCAACAAGTTATGAGGACATTCGAACATACAATGGTGTTGTTTACAAATCATTTCGGGAGGCATGTTTTGCTCGCGGTTTATTGGATGATGACAGGGAATATATTGAAGCAATTGAAGAAGCAAGCATTTGGGGTTCTGGCGAGTACCTTAGGAATCTATTTGCCACTCTTTTGTTTTCTAACTCAATGACTAGACCGCTATATGTTTGGGAGAAGACATGGAAAATAATCTCCGATGGTATACTTCATAATAGAAGAAGACTACTTAACCATCCAG gaCTAACAATATCCGACAATGAGTTGTTAAATCTCACTCTCATAGAAGTTGAGACAATTCTCAAGAGGAATAATCGTAGTCTAATGGACTACCCTGACATGCCTTTTCCTAACATTAATTATGAGGATGAGATGTCTTGCGATCTTTCAAATAATAACCTAATCAATGACGAATTGTTGTACGACAGACAAGACTTAGGGTCAAAGTATTTATTAAATCTTGCCAAGATGACCACTGAGCAAAAGAATGTTTACGATACTATTATCAACAGTGTCGACCGGGGTGAGGGTGGTTTATACTTTCTATATGGCTGTGGTGGTACAGGGAAGACATTCATATGGCAAACTCTTGCTACATCTTTGCGTTCAAGAGGCCAAATTGTATTAACAGTTGCTTCTAGCGGTATAGCCTCTTTGCTAATTCCTGGCGGTAGAACGGCTCATTCTAGATTTGCAATCCCTTTAAATGTTGACCAATTTTCAACTTGCAACATTAGACAAGGAAGCCAATTAGCCGAGTTGATAGTGAAATCTAAGTTGATTATATGGGATGAAGCTCCAATGgtcaataaattttgttttgaagCTCTTGATCGTACCATGAGAGATTTGCTTAAGATTGTGAACTCCAATAGTGAAAATCTACCATTTGGCGGTAAAACAGTTGTGTTTGGAGGTGATTTTCGACAGATTTTACCCGTAATACCGAAAGGTTCGAGACAAGATGTAGTTAATGCAACCATCAATTCATCTTATTTGTGGGATCATTGTAAGGTGTTGAAGTTGACTCAAAACATGAGATTAAAGGGATCTAACAACATTGAAGGATCTGATCAAAGCTTAAGGGAGTTTGCAGATTGGTTATTGAAGATAGGAGATGGAAAGATCGGTGAGATTTCTGATGGTATTGGTAGAATCAAAATTCCAGATGACATCTTGATAAAAGATTGGATTAATCCAGTTGAAGCT CATGTTTCTTACTTCAGTGCTGATATGGCTTGCAAGTCCGAGACACAAACAGATGTTGCTGCCGCTGTCCACACCCCTGAATTTCTCAATGGTCTCAAGTCTTCCGGTCTTCCAAACCACGAAATCAAATTGAAGGTTGGTATACCGATTATGCTTCTTAGAAACATTGATCATTCTTTGGGTTTATGCAATGGGACACGTTTGATTGTTACTCAGCTTGGGAAACGAATTATTGAAGCCAAAGTAATTACCGGTAATAATGCAGGACAAAAAGTGTTCATACCACGTATGAACCTGTCCCCTTCTGATCATAGGATCCCTTTTAAATTTAATCGAAGACAGTTTCCTATAATGGTTTCCTATGCTATGACCATAAATAAGAGTCAAGGTCAATCGTTATCTAATGTGAGCTTACTTTTAAGGAAGCCTGTTTTTAGCCACGGTCAACTGTACGTGGCTCTTTCTCGAGTAACAACTAGACAAGGTCTCAAGATACTAATTTCTAATGAAGCAGGAAAAGAGTCAACTGTGACCGATAATGTTGTCTATAATGAAGTTTTTAGAAATCTGGATTGA
- the LOC107494494 gene encoding uncharacterized protein LOC107494494: MEGEDSFVALVHCSEKIQKSKRHGVKFTDREPLSVFIRSSNTLAEIKQSILRKLEVRVTELFAKLEDGVDSSGASAPNPQSTPAGGASTSMPVVAVAVPNAEPERVGAVHAYVGPVVPDFECDAGPDRVENALFDDDSDEEPVDIGGDSHDDIPRGGRSAHGGSGSATQEYPPHLSSLNLEAIGQQQNADATFDGQGMHDGTSMTEFQIGQSFQSKEEAVLSVKDYSIRRGVEYKVMESDNLKYQGRCKEFGNECTWLIRIVMRKRKSTWEVKRYNGPHTCMATSISSDHKQLDYHVICARIYPLV, encoded by the exons ATGGAGGGGGAGGATAGTTTTGTGGCTCTGGTTCACTGCTctgaaaaaattcaaaagagcaAAAGGCATGGTGTAAAATTTACAGATAGAGAACCGCTTAGTGTTTTTATTCGATCGTCGAATACGTTGGCGGAGATTAAGCAAAGCATATTACGGAAGCTCG AGGTGAGGGTAACTGAGCTGTTTGCGAAGTTGGAAGATGGTGTGGATAGCTCTGGGGCATCGGCACCTAATCCTCAGTCGACCCCAGCTGGTGGTGCATCAACATCGATGCCTGTGGTAGCAGTGGCAGTTCCGAATGCGGAGCCCGAACGTGTTGGGGCTGTTCATGCATATGTTGGTCCTGTTGTTCCTGATTTTGAATGCGATGCCGGACCGGATCGAGTTGAGAATGCACTGTTTGACGATGATTCGGATGAGGAGCCTGTCGATATTGGTGGGGACAGTCATGATGATATTCCAAGAGGTGGACGTTCAGCCCATGGAGGTTCCGGTTCTGCAACACAGGAGTACCCTCCCCACCTCTCTTCTTTGAACTTGGAAGCCATCGGCCAACAGCAGAATGCTGATGCAACATTCGATGGGCAAGGGATGCATGATGGGACATCTATGACTGAATTTCAGATTGGCCAATCCTTCCAGAGTAAAGAGGAAGCCGTGTTGAGTGTAAAAGATTACAGTATTCGGCGTGGAGTTGAGTACAAGGTTATGGAGTCCGACAATCTGAAATACCAAGGGAGATGCAAGGAGTTTGGTAACGAGTGCACGTGGTTGATTCGGATAGTCATGCGAAAAAGGAAGAGCACATGGGAAGTTAAGAGGTACAACGGTCCGCACACGTGTATGGCCACATCGATATCAAGCGACCACAAGCAGCTTGATTATCATGTCATCTGTGCGAGAATCTATCCATTGGTTTGA
- the LOC107494493 gene encoding uncharacterized protein LOC107494493, translated as MEGSIALLKTSPVRVGDQVDEDRVFFHRMFWTFPPCIEAFCHCKPLVSIDDTHLYGKYGGTLLLAIAQDGNSNILPVAFALVEGENAESWPYFLSNLRRHVTPQQGILVISDRHNGIKAALESPDSGWQPPHAYRAFCIRHVAANFALTFKGQDARRSLVNAAYAKTEAEFDYWFDIMRTENPAMCDWGTRNLPVTSLVKSAYLRLAELFVVRGQTAEAQLGSGHRFSQAVVKAIKRNLKDLRCFTVTVFDRHHLDYTVAKTTPTGKFSLGSYQVSLRDRTCDCGYFQALHYPCCHALACCVQSQLDWDTYVDEVYTMSEVFKVYEISFSPCIPEGLWPPYDGPTMIPDPDMRRAREGRPRSTRIRNNMDEADTSRPKRCGLCRQPGHTRRVCPQRGSTSGI; from the exons ATGGAAGGTTCCATTGCTCTACTGAAGACGTCCCCGGTTAGGGTGGGTGACCAAGTTGACGAAGATAGAGTCTTCTTTCATCGGATGTTTTGGACATTCCCTCCGTGTATTGAGGCTTTCTGCCACTGTAAGCCGCTGGTAAGCATCGACGACACACACCTGTATGGCAAGTATGGCGGGACATTGTTGTTGGCGATCGCACAGGATGGTAACTCGAATATTTTGCCTGTTGCGTTTGCACTCGTGGAGGGGGAGAACGCAGAGTCTTGGCCATACTTTCTTTCGAACCTTAGAAGGCATGTCACTCCACAGCAAGGTATTCTCGTGATCTCTGATAGACACAACGGCATCAAGGCTGCACTAGAGTCCCCCGATAGTGGTTGGCAACCTCCCCATGCTTATCGGGCATTTTGTATTCGGCATGTTGCTGCAAATTTTGCCCTCACTTTCAAAGGACAGGATGCGAGGAGGTCGCTGGTAAATGCCGCGTATGCAAAGACGGAAGCAGAATTCGACTATTGGTTTGATATAATGAGGACGGAGAACCCGGCCATGTGCGATTGG GGCACAAGAAACCTACCGGTGACGTCTCTGGTTAAGTCGGCATATCTCCGGCTGGCCGAGTTGTTTGTTGTTCGGGGGCAGACGGCAGAGGCACAGTTAGGGTCCGGTCACCGGTTTTCACAGGCAGTAGTTAAGGCCATTAAGCGTAATCTGAAGGATTTGAGGTGCTTCACGGTGACTGTGTTTGATAGACATCACCTTGACTATACAGTGGCTAAGACGACGCCCACCGGCAAATTCTCTTTGGGTAGCTATCAGGTTTCTCTAAGGGATCGCACCTGCGATTGTGGATACTTTCAGGCGCTGCACTACCCCTGTTGCCATGCCCTCGCATGCTGTGTGCAGTCACAGCTAGATTGGGACACTTATGTCGATGAGGTGTACACCATGTCTGAGGTCTTTAAGGTGTATGAGATATCCTTTTCACCTTGTATTCCAGAGGGGCTTTGGCCACCATATGACGGGCCGACAATGATCCCCGACCCGGACATGAGAAGGGCAAGAGAAGGACGACCACGGTCCACCCGCATCCGCAACAACATGGATGAAGCCGACACCAGCCGACCTAAGAGGTGTGGCCTGTGCAGGCAGCCCGGTCATACCCGAAGGGTTTGCCCTCAGCGAGGTTCTACTAGCGGGATATAG